The genome window CAGACAGTATCGCGGGCATAAAACATCTTTTGATAACCATGTACGCCAAAAACTTCATACCCCATTTTTTTCATGTACGCGGGTGCGCAGTTATCGGCAACCGATGAAAAATTCGTGTCGGAATTGAGTCTTATATATTGGGAACATAACTCGCGGATCTCTCCTTGCATGGTGGAACCATGGTAATCGGTAAAGCCGGTCTCAAGCACCCTGACACCATCCCGCTGTAGCCGTTTCTTAACTGACACTAACGAAGCCTGGCTCTCTCCCCATGACTCCACAACCAACAAAACCATTTTTTGGGGTATCTTTTCTGTGGCTTTGATATGATTTAAAAATGTCGGCTCTGTAGTCTTTCCCAAAAAATTCTTCTCATGTGAACTGTCATCGGGAAACAATGTCTTGATTGCGAACGGTGACGGTGTGATGATCATTTTTCGTAGAGATGCGGAACCCACATCAAACATCGACATGGCAGATTTTAAAATTACTAAAAAAATTCCTATGATCAACGCATATTTCCTAAATCCAAGGGAGCTTTTCCTATAGATGTCGGAAAAAATAAAGAACGACATTGCCGAAACAAATAAAAAACAGGTAATTAGTACCGGCGTAGGTGTATTTCCCATTACCGCAAATAAATAAAAATGGTAAGAGTTGGGTCGGATGTTCCAGTTTGCCAAGATAGAAATTAAAAAATCAAAACCCAGATAATCTTTATCAGCAGCGATAGCCAAGGCTTGAGACGTTTTTCCAGGTAGGGAAAAAATAGCGGCTCGATGCATATATATAGCCTGCCGAATGCGAAACTCCAGATAATACTGGGTAACAGCATCCATAAAAAACAGCGAAAATATATGAATTTTCTAGATTGAAGAGAAAAAAATCGATCTTCTTGTAGTGTGAAAAGTAAACTCATGAATTGAAAATACTAAAAAGGACATCTTATTGGCGCGAGAAAGAATTCTCAGAGAGCCGCAAAAAGTATAAATATTTAGCAATGTTTTTTTGGGCATTTATTGTAACATGCTTGTAATAAATTTTCTTTAGCATACTCACATTCTAAAATCGCGTATAGTCGTGTAAAAAAAACGATGTATTTCATAGTCATTTTGTGACATTTCAGCGGAAGTGAGTGACGGTTTAAAAACTTCATAGCAACTTTCGGGTCAAAGCATCTTTGATGTTTTGGAGCGATTGATGATGTGGACGCAAGAGAATCGAAGCCGGCATCAGCAGGTGAGGACGGCACTCAAACGTGGCTATCCCACAGATGTGAAAGATGAAGAGTGGCGCCTGATCGCGCCGCTGCTGCCACGGCAAGCGAAGACGGGAAGACCTCGCAAGACGGACTTGCGCGCAGTGATCAATGCGCTGCGTTACATGGTGCGGTCCGGATGCGAGTGGCGCATGCTGCCCAATGATTTCCCGCCGTATCAGACGGTCTATTACTGGTTTCGGCGCCTGATGCGGCGCATGCTGTTTCGCACCATTCATGACTTGGCGCTGATGCTGGATCGCTTGTGCAATGAGCGGGAGGTGCTGCCGAGTGCCGGTGTTGTCGATAGCCAGAGCGTGAAAGCACCCGGCGCGCGAACGCGAGGTTATGACGCCAACAAGAAACTCAGCGGGCGCAAACGCCACATTGCGGTCGACACGGATGGTCGCTTGCTGGCGATAAACCTGACGCCAGCCGACATTGCCGACTCCACTGGCGCGCAGATGGTGCTCGATGGATTGATCAAACGCTGGCCGTGGGTGAAGCATCTGTTTGGGGATGCGGCATACGACCGCAGACAGTTGATGGACAAGGCCGCGTTTCTCGACTTTACTGTGGAAGTCGTGCGCCGTCTGCAGGGGCAGCAAGGTTTCGCTGTTCAGCCAAGGCGCTGGGTGGTCGAGCGAACGTTCGCATGGCTGATGCGTTACCGGCGTCTGGTGCGCGACTACGAACAGCGCATTGACGTGTCGGAAAACATGATCTATCTGGCCATGGGATCGTTGCTGCTGCATCGACTAAATTTCCGCTAAGTTATTAAACCGTCTCTGAGCAGGCTGGTCTTGACACGGGCCGTATTGCACCGCCTCGGCCACGTCGGCCAGAAATGTGCTGGTATGCGCTGTTCGGCACGGTGCAAAGTCCATGTGCGGTGCTCGATGGCCTGGCACGATGCCATCGGCACCTCGAACACATTGCACCGTTCCGCGACCAGGCATCGCCATGGGGCAGAGCTTGGCAGCAGTGATCGTACTGAAGGCAGGCGATGCTGGATGACTTGTGCGGGCCGCTCGATCTGGCGAAGCAATGTTCCTTTGTGCTCGGTTTGACCACCGGCTATCTTGCCTGAAGGCTCACGTAGGGAGCGTGTCTTCTTGATCGGGCCATCCGACGACGGCCGCTTGCTTGACTTGTGGCTGTCCTTGTTCACCTTCGATTCGAGCGCGTCCAGAAGCTCAAGCAGCGTCGGCATCTGGCTATCATTCTGCATTTGCGAGAGAGTGGAACGGTCGGATGAAAACAGTTTTTTGGAATCGACACTCTCATGAACCGAGAGCCAATGTTTATTCTTACAATTAAATAACCCGAACAGTCATACAGGCGATAGTCTGCCCCATTTCGTTAATGACTTAAGTACACCCTGAAATACCACTTTGTCGGGCACTTCACCTTCTTGGCCTTTTGATTCTTCATGAGGTCGATTTCTCAGATCGTGATTATTTGAAATCGCTTTAAATTGTAGCCCGGTTCAGTCCTGGCACAGTTTCAAGGCTTCCTGCCATTGAGGCAGAGCGCAAAAAGTATCTACCAGGAGTTGTGAGGACAGCATTGAATTGGTGGGACGTTGCGCCGGCTGCGGATAGGTTTTGGTCTCTATCGCATTCAAACGTGGTTTCTTATGCACTGATGCATGGGCCATGATCGCTTCGGTAAAACCGAACCAGCTGGTCCTTCCTTGCGCCGTCAAATGATACAGACCGGAGCGTGCCTGCCACCATGCTTGCTGGTCGCTTGCCACCAGGCTTTGCACCACGATATGCGCCGTGGTATCGGCAATGGTGCGGCTCCACGTCGGTGCGCCGAACTGATCGGATACGATACTTAGTTCTTCGCGCTCCTTTGCCAGGTGCAGCATGGTCAACAGAAAGTTCTTGCCGTGCGTGCTATAGACCCAGCTGGTACGCAAGATCAAGTGTGCGATGCCGCTGGCTTGGATCGCCTGTTCGCCGGCCAGCTTGCTGCTGCCGTAGACATTGATCGGGCAGGTCGGATCGGTTTCAACGTAGGGACCATCTTTCGAGCCGTCGAACACGTAGTCGGTGCTGTAATGGATCATCGCGGCGCCCAGCTTTTTTGCCTCTTCCGCCATCACGCCCGGTGCTTCGCCATTGATGCGTAGCGCCAGTTCAGGCTCGCTCTCGGCCTTATCGACAGCGGTGTAGGCCGCCGGATTGACGATCAGGGTCGGTTTGATGCTGCGGATCACGTCGCGTACCTGATCCAGATCGGCCAGGTTCATCTGGCTGCGGTCTAGCGCGATGATCTCTCCCAGACCTTGCAGGCTGCGTTCCAGTTCGTGGCCGACCTGGCCGGTTTTTCCTGTAATTAAGATACGGCTCATATGTGTTACCGTGAATGTTGGCGCGGCGGTGTTGCAGTGCTCAGGCGAAGACGTCGGCATTGGCCAGCAATGTGCCGACCTTGTCCTTGCCCGACAGTAGCGGTTCGCCGTCCAGCGGCCAGTCGATGCCGATCGCCGGGTCATTCCACAGGATGCTGCGCTCGAACTCCGGCGCCCAATAGTCGGTGGTCTTGTACAGGGACTCTGCGCTGTCGCTGGTCACCAC of Janthinobacterium sp. PAMC25594 contains these proteins:
- a CDS encoding sulfatase-like hydrolase/transferase translates to MDAVTQYYLEFRIRQAIYMHRAAIFSLPGKTSQALAIAADKDYLGFDFLISILANWNIRPNSYHFYLFAVMGNTPTPVLITCFLFVSAMSFFIFSDIYRKSSLGFRKYALIIGIFLVILKSAMSMFDVGSASLRKMIITPSPFAIKTLFPDDSSHEKNFLGKTTEPTFLNHIKATEKIPQKMVLLVVESWGESQASLVSVKKRLQRDGVRVLETGFTDYHGSTMQGEIRELCSQYIRLNSDTNFSSVADNCAPAYMKKMGYEVFGVHGYQKMFYARDTVWKHLGIDNAYFQPEMRQLNTCPGPFAGICDEDMITYGIDLIRHEDKTFLYMLSLSSHEPVASSMLEAPTQYFRDIDAIGDS
- a CDS encoding IS5 family transposase, which gives rise to MWTQENRSRHQQVRTALKRGYPTDVKDEEWRLIAPLLPRQAKTGRPRKTDLRAVINALRYMVRSGCEWRMLPNDFPPYQTVYYWFRRLMRRMLFRTIHDLALMLDRLCNEREVLPSAGVVDSQSVKAPGARTRGYDANKKLSGRKRHIAVDTDGRLLAINLTPADIADSTGAQMVLDGLIKRWPWVKHLFGDAAYDRRQLMDKAAFLDFTVEVVRRLQGQQGFAVQPRRWVVERTFAWLMRYRRLVRDYEQRIDVSENMIYLAMGSLLLHRLNFR
- a CDS encoding DUF6444 domain-containing protein → MQNDSQMPTLLELLDALESKVNKDSHKSSKRPSSDGPIKKTRSLREPSGKIAGGQTEHKGTLLRQIERPAQVIQHRLPSVRSLLPSSAPWRCLVAERCNVFEVPMASCQAIEHRTWTLHRAEQRIPAHFWPTWPRRCNTARVKTSLLRDGLIT
- the rfbD gene encoding dTDP-4-dehydrorhamnose reductase, coding for MSRILITGKTGQVGHELERSLQGLGEIIALDRSQMNLADLDQVRDVIRSIKPTLIVNPAAYTAVDKAESEPELALRINGEAPGVMAEEAKKLGAAMIHYSTDYVFDGSKDGPYVETDPTCPINVYGSSKLAGEQAIQASGIAHLILRTSWVYSTHGKNFLLTMLHLAKEREELSIVSDQFGAPTWSRTIADTTAHIVVQSLVASDQQAWWQARSGLYHLTAQGRTSWFGFTEAIMAHASVHKKPRLNAIETKTYPQPAQRPTNSMLSSQLLVDTFCALPQWQEALKLCQD